CTTCTGTTCGTCAGAAGAAGAACATGCGCTAAAGCCAATAGTTCCTGCAATCAGGAGGGTTGCCGCAACGGCGGACTTGACAAAATTCTGATTCATTCTTATACCTCACTTGTTTATGTTTGTTGTTTGTTGTTTTTTATTTGTTGTTTTTTGTGCGCCGAAATATAGAACCCGATTTCGCTATTGTCCAATACTTAATTCTTATGCGGATTTATAGGTTTTTGTTATAAGAAAACGGGATAGACTAATTTTCCTTTAGGGCGCTATGATGAAAAAAATGCCTCCAGAGCACATAAGCACTGAAGGCATTCGGTTTTTATGGCTTTACTTATGGCTTTACAATACCTATACTATCACAAGACCTTCGTTGATGGCGTTGTCGCCTTCGATATGGAAGGAATTCAACACTGGATTTTCGCGGTCTTGCAGCGAAAGGATCAGGTAGCTTGCCGATGAATCGTAGGCCAGCCGTTTATCTTCTTGCGACGGACGCGACGGCGATTCCGGATGCGAATGCCAGTTGCCCAGCGGTTTCAAGCCCTTGGTGCGAATATCCTTGATGGCGGCCAAGTGTTCCTTGGGATCAAGCGAAAAATGTTCGTTG
The window above is part of the Fibrobacter sp. UWH4 genome. Proteins encoded here:
- a CDS encoding M67 family metallopeptidase, with the protein product MITISKDNYEKILAHAEKNLPEEACGLIAGEETAEGKVIREVYLLTNIDHSNEHFSLDPKEHLAAIKDIRTKGLKPLGNWHSHPESPSRPSQEDKRLAYDSSASYLILSLQDRENPVLNSFHIEGDNAINEGLVIV